In one Pleomorphomonas sp. T1.2MG-36 genomic region, the following are encoded:
- a CDS encoding NHLP leader peptide family natural product precursor has product MSDTMTAVRNQVSGKLIERAQTDGDFRALLKSEPHKALQQLLGVDPIPGFKINVIDEKSGEINIVLPAEIAQDELPDELLDLASGGVSFSSFVLYGDNHKKPAK; this is encoded by the coding sequence ATGTCCGACACCATGACTGCCGTGCGCAACCAGGTTTCCGGAAAGCTTATCGAACGTGCCCAGACCGACGGCGATTTTCGCGCCCTTCTCAAGTCCGAGCCGCACAAGGCGCTACAACAGCTCCTCGGCGTCGACCCGATCCCTGGCTTCAAGATCAACGTGATCGACGAGAAGTCCGGCGAGATCAACATCGTCCTGCCGGCGGAAATCGCTCAGGACGAACTCCCCGACGAACTTCTCGATCTGGCCTCCGGTGGCGTAAGCTTCTCCTCCTTCGTCTTGTACGGCGATAACCACAAGAAGCCGGCCAAGTAA
- a CDS encoding NHLP leader peptide family natural product precursor, with protein sequence MSDTMTAVRNQVSGTLIERAQTDGDFRALLKSEPHKALQQLLGVDPIPGFKINVIDEKPGEINIVLPAEIAQDELPDELLDLASGGVSFSAFVASRPIYKPAK encoded by the coding sequence ATGTCCGACACCATGACTGCCGTGCGCAACCAGGTTTCTGGAACGCTGATCGAACGTGCCCAGACCGACGGCGATTTTCGCGCCCTTCTCAAGTCCGAGCCGCATAAGGCGCTACAACAGCTCCTCGGCGTCGACCCGATCCCTGGCTTCAAGATCAATGTGATCGACGAGAAGCCCGGCGAGATCAACATCGTCCTGCCGGCCGAAATCGCTCAGGACGAACTGCCCGACGAACTTCTCGACCTGGCGTCCGGTGGCGTGAGTTTCTCCGCGTTCGTCGCATCCCGGCCAATCTATAAGCCAGCCAAGTAA
- a CDS encoding ABC transporter permease subunit: MRADRLQTAIQLFGMLPILILLCIGFELLSGRFITLVNLSIVMQQAAINTTLASGMTFVILTGGIDLSVGSIVAASAMVSVLGSLIPGWGYLGIPAGLGVGLLCGLANGLLVAVVKLPPFIATLGSLTAVRGLARLIGNDTTVFNTSMPFAFIGNGALFGVPWLVVIAFAGIFLSWVILRKTVLGTYIYAIGGNEDAARLAGIRVAAVLVFVYAISGMFAGLGGVLSAARLYAANGLQLGQAYELDAIAAVILGGTSLVGGIGSIWGTLIGALIIAVLTNGLILVGVSDIWQYIVKGLVIIAAVALDRYHRSRG, encoded by the coding sequence GTGCGCGCCGACCGCCTGCAAACCGCCATCCAGCTGTTCGGCATGCTGCCGATCCTCATCCTGCTTTGCATCGGTTTCGAGCTGCTGTCCGGGCGCTTCATCACGCTCGTCAACCTGTCGATCGTCATGCAGCAGGCGGCGATCAACACCACACTCGCCTCGGGCATGACATTCGTCATCCTGACCGGCGGCATCGACCTTTCCGTCGGGTCGATCGTCGCCGCCTCGGCCATGGTGTCCGTCCTGGGCTCGCTCATTCCCGGCTGGGGCTATCTCGGCATTCCCGCCGGTCTCGGCGTCGGGCTGCTCTGCGGCCTTGCCAACGGACTGCTGGTGGCCGTGGTCAAGCTGCCGCCGTTCATAGCCACGCTTGGGTCGCTGACGGCGGTGCGCGGCCTTGCCCGGTTGATCGGCAACGACACGACGGTCTTCAACACCTCGATGCCCTTTGCCTTCATCGGCAATGGCGCGCTGTTCGGCGTGCCCTGGCTGGTCGTCATCGCCTTCGCAGGCATCTTCCTCTCCTGGGTGATCCTGCGGAAGACGGTGCTCGGAACCTACATCTATGCCATCGGCGGCAACGAGGACGCCGCGCGCCTTGCCGGCATCCGCGTCGCGGCCGTGCTCGTCTTCGTGTACGCCATCTCGGGCATGTTCGCCGGTCTCGGCGGAGTTCTGAGCGCGGCCAGGCTCTACGCAGCCAACGGTCTCCAGCTCGGTCAGGCCTATGAACTCGACGCCATCGCCGCCGTCATTCTCGGCGGCACCAGCCTCGTCGGCGGCATCGGTTCGATCTGGGGCACGCTGATCGGCGCGCTGATCATCGCGGTTCTGACCAATGGACTGATCCTGGTCGGCGTCTCCGACATCTGGCAGTACATCGTCAAGGGCCTGGTGATCATCGCCGCCGTGGCGCTCGACCGCTATCATCGGTCGCGTGGGTGA